The region GAATGTCCAATATATGGACATGTAGTCTGTATTGTGGTCACTTTGAGGCAATCCGAAAAGTATGTCAAGTCATCCGCCCGCGCCGGCACCGGTCCGTATGCGAGTCAGGGGCCGTCGCACGGCCTTGCACGCTGAGAGGTGAATTGGTCAGACCATTCAGCGCAACGAGCGCGGATTGTGCGCCTTAAGCGATGCGATGAAAAGGGAGATGAAAAAAAATCCACGAGTGCGCGGATTTTTTCATGTCGTCAGCCTGCAGTCAGCAGGCGTGGTCCTGTGCGGGAAGATCAGTAATCGTCCCACTTCACTTCTTCAAAAGCGTGCACCAGGAAGTCGATGGTGGCGCGCACCTTGGCCGGCAGATGCGTGCGGCTCGGATAGACCGCATAGATGCCCAGTTCGACAGCGGTGTAGTCGGGCATCACCCGCACCAGTTTGCCGCTGCGGATGTGCTCGTTGAGCATGAAGGTCGGCTGGCGCGTGATGCCGATTCCGGCCAGCGCGGCGGCCACGCAGGTGTCGCCGTTGTTGGCGTGCATGCGCACGTTGGTCTTGACGCTGACGGGGCCGTCCGGACCTTCGAAATGCCACTCGTCCTTGTCGGCCGAATAACTGTAGCCGAGCACCGTGTGGTCCTTGAGGTCTTCGGGATGTTGCGGCGTGCCGTGGCGTTCCAGGTAGTCGGGCGCGGCGCACACCACAATGCGAGTCGAGGCCAGTTTGCGATAGATCAGCGAGGAACTCGGCAGGCGTGCGATGCGAATCGCCATGTCATAGCCCTCTTCGACGATGTCGACGATGCGGTCCGACAGCGTGATGTCGAGTTTGATGCCGGGATAGCGCCGCAGCAGGCAGGGCCAGACCTTGACCAGGTGCAGCACGCCGAAGGTCTGCGGCACATTGATGCGCAGCAGGCCGGTCGGATCGGTGTTGCCGGCGGTGAGCATCTGGTCGGCGTCTTCCAGCGCGGAGACGATCTGTTTGCAGCGATCCAGATACAGCACGCCGGCTTCGGTGAGTGAAAGCCGGCGCGTGGTGCGTTGCATCAGCCGCGCGCCGAGACGCGCTTCGAGCTCGAGGATGGTGCGCGATACCGCCGCCTTGGATACATTCAGCGCGTCGGCCGCCTTGACGAAGCTGCCTAGCTCGGCCACGGCGATGAAGCTTTCGATTTCGCGCAGTTTGTTCAAGCGATGTCTTTCCGGACAGGTTATGCCGCAGCAGGCAAATCGGCGAGGATGGACGACTGCGAACCGAAGGCGAAGGCGTCCATGCGCAGACTATGATACGTCGAACCGCTGTCCAGATGCACCGATTGCGTCCAGTCGTCGGCTGCGCCCATGGCGAAGAACAGCGTCAGCAGATGTTCGTCGGTCGGATGCAAGCGTACCGAATGCGGCGCCGATTCGCGATAGCCCAGCAGCGCTTCCAGATTGCCGCTTTGCATCTGCGCCAGGAACCACTGCAGGAATTCCACGGTATGCGGGGCGCTGTCGGAGCCAATCGCTGCATCCGCATCGTTGCGGCGCAGTTCGCGCAAATTGTGCGTGAAGCTGCCCGAGCCGACCAGCAGGATACCTTCCTTCGCCAGCGGCGCCAGCAACTGGCCGATGCGGTAGTGATAGGCCGGCGGCTGATGCGCTTGCAGCGACAATTGCACCACCGGTATGTCGGCGCCGGGATACAAATAGCGCAGCGGAACCCAGGCGCCGTGATCGAGGCCCCAGCCGTCATCGGTCTGGGCGGGCAGGCCGGCGTCGCGCAGCAAGCCGGCGACGCGTTCGGCCAGTTCCGGCGAACCGGCGGCAGGATAGTCCAGTTCGTACAACTCTCGCGGAAAACCGCCGAAGTCGTGGATCACACGTTGCTTTGCCAGGTTGCCGACGCGCGGCGCCTGGGTTTCCCAGTGCGGGGAAACGACCAGGATGGCCTTGGGCGTGGGCAGGCGCGCGCCGATGCTGCGCAACAGCGGCCCGGTCCGGCCGGGTTCGACCGCCAGCATGGGGGAGCCGTGGGAGACGAAAAGCGATGGCAGTGCGGTAGACATGGCAGTACTCCGTAAGAGGGGGGAAACCCCGGCGGCGGCGGCCGCGCAAAGGTTTCAGCCGAAGCGCGTCGATCGATGCGCTTCAATCAATCATTATGCAGCGACGTTCAGACTCTTGCGCTTGACGGCGAATGCGCCATTGCCGAGCAGGTAGACCGCGACCAGCACGACAATCCACATGGCGAGGTATTCCCAGCCGCCCTTCGGGTTGCTGAAGAAGAAACCGTTCTTGGCATGCACGGTAAAGATGGCGCCGGCCAGATCGATCGCAAGGGGGATGGCCAGCAGATCGCCGTAGAAGCCGATCACCAGCGCGATGCCGCCGACGACTTCCAGCAGGATGATCAGATACGCGAGGAAACCGGGCAGGCCCAGCGATTCAAAGAACGCCGCAGTGCCGGGCAGCGTGAAGACGAAAATCTTCATCGCGGCATGCGCCAGAAAGAACAGGCCGGCAGTGACGCGCAGCAGGAAAGCGGCGTAGTCGGCTTTGGTATTGAGGGTGGTAGTAGTCATGGTGGCTCCCGAATGAATGAGGCCACGATTGGCCTCGATGGGAGCAACTGTAAGGAAAAGCGAGTCGCGGATAAATACGGTGCAGCGGGATGAATTGTTTCGGTATCGTTGACAATCATCCCGCCGTGCTTGCTTATGCCCCTTCCGGCTTGGGTTTGGCTGCCTCGCGGCGATTGAAGCCTTCCACCATGTCGAAGCGGAACAAACGGCATTCCAGGGCGCCGTTGAAGAATGGCGTCTTGCGAGCTTCCTTCAGGCGCAACAATTTCGGCAGGCCGAGGTCGGCCGAGAACAGGAATACGCTCCAGCCGGCGAAACGCTGTTTGAGCGTGGTGCCGAAGGCGCTGAAGAAGGCGACGAACAGCTCGTCGGTCGGCACGGCGGCATCGCCGCGCACGCTCAGACGCTCGCCGTACGGGGGGTTGGTCAGCATGATGCCGGTGGTCGGATTGCCGTTGGCATCGACCGGCGGTTTGACTTCCTGGGCTTCGATCTGCTTGAGCGGCACGTCAAACAGAATGCCTGCCTTGCGCAGATTGCTGCGCGTGATGTTGACCATGTCGCCGGAAATGTCGCTGCCGAAAATCGTCGGCACGGTCGGCAAGGGATTCGGCTTGAAGTCGCCCTTGATCGCCAGCCAGGCTTCGGCATCGAAGTTGTCGAATTTTTCAAACGCAAAACGGCGGCGCGCGCCCGGCGGGATGCCGGCCAGCATTTGCGCCGCTTCGGCCAGGATGGTGCCGGAGCCGCACATCGGGTCGAACAGCACCATGCCTGGCTTCCAGCCGCTGGTGCGCAGCAGGCCGGCAGCGAGGTTCTCGCGCAGCGGCGCCTCGCCGGTGTCATCGCGCCAGCCGCGCTTGAACAGCGCTTCGCCGGAGGTATCGAGATAGATCGTGAAATTATGCGCGTCCAGGAAGCCCGAGATGCGCATGTCCGGTGTCTTGGTGTTGACCGAGGGACGCTCGTCGAAACGTTCGCGGAAACGATCGCAGATGGCATCCTTGATTTTCAGCGTGGCGAACTCCAGGCTGCGCAGCGGCGACTTCACAGCGGTGACGTCGACACGGATGGTGTGCGACACCTCGAACCAGTTT is a window of Herbaspirillum hiltneri N3 DNA encoding:
- a CDS encoding LysR family transcriptional regulator is translated as MNKLREIESFIAVAELGSFVKAADALNVSKAAVSRTILELEARLGARLMQRTTRRLSLTEAGVLYLDRCKQIVSALEDADQMLTAGNTDPTGLLRINVPQTFGVLHLVKVWPCLLRRYPGIKLDITLSDRIVDIVEEGYDMAIRIARLPSSSLIYRKLASTRIVVCAAPDYLERHGTPQHPEDLKDHTVLGYSYSADKDEWHFEGPDGPVSVKTNVRMHANNGDTCVAAALAGIGITRQPTFMLNEHIRSGKLVRVMPDYTAVELGIYAVYPSRTHLPAKVRATIDFLVHAFEEVKWDDY
- a CDS encoding dioxygenase family protein, coding for MSTALPSLFVSHGSPMLAVEPGRTGPLLRSIGARLPTPKAILVVSPHWETQAPRVGNLAKQRVIHDFGGFPRELYELDYPAAGSPELAERVAGLLRDAGLPAQTDDGWGLDHGAWVPLRYLYPGADIPVVQLSLQAHQPPAYHYRIGQLLAPLAKEGILLVGSGSFTHNLRELRRNDADAAIGSDSAPHTVEFLQWFLAQMQSGNLEALLGYRESAPHSVRLHPTDEHLLTLFFAMGAADDWTQSVHLDSGSTYHSLRMDAFAFGSQSSILADLPAAA
- a CDS encoding DoxX family protein, whose protein sequence is MTTTTLNTKADYAAFLLRVTAGLFFLAHAAMKIFVFTLPGTAAFFESLGLPGFLAYLIILLEVVGGIALVIGFYGDLLAIPLAIDLAGAIFTVHAKNGFFFSNPKGGWEYLAMWIVVLVAVYLLGNGAFAVKRKSLNVAA
- a CDS encoding THUMP domain-containing class I SAM-dependent RNA methyltransferase; this encodes MSTNYSYFCPCPRGLEIALAEELNEIAQLAGPDANLKVHNQVPGGVHCSGSMIGAYQLNLRSRIASRVLLRLAHGSYKNENDIYDLTLEQEWENWFEVSHTIRVDVTAVKSPLRSLEFATLKIKDAICDRFRERFDERPSVNTKTPDMRISGFLDAHNFTIYLDTSGEALFKRGWRDDTGEAPLRENLAAGLLRTSGWKPGMVLFDPMCGSGTILAEAAQMLAGIPPGARRRFAFEKFDNFDAEAWLAIKGDFKPNPLPTVPTIFGSDISGDMVNITRSNLRKAGILFDVPLKQIEAQEVKPPVDANGNPTTGIMLTNPPYGERLSVRGDAAVPTDELFVAFFSAFGTTLKQRFAGWSVFLFSADLGLPKLLRLKEARKTPFFNGALECRLFRFDMVEGFNRREAAKPKPEGA